From Cucumis melo cultivar AY chromosome 1, USDA_Cmelo_AY_1.0, whole genome shotgun sequence, a single genomic window includes:
- the LOC103490347 gene encoding zinc finger protein GIS2 — MSSDSRSRSRSRSRSPLDRKIRSDRFSYRDAPYRRESRRGFSRDNLCKNCKRPGHFARECPNVAICHNCGLPGHIASECTTKSLCWNCREPGHMASSCPNEGICHTCGKAGHRARDCTAPPLPPGDLRLCNNCYKQGHIAADCTNEKACNNCRKTGHLARDCPNDPICNLCNVSGHVARQCPKSNVLGDRGDRGISSGGGSGRGSGSGYRDVVCRNCQQLGHMSRDCMGPLMICHNCGGRGHLAYECPSGRFMDRYPRRY; from the exons ATGAGTTCAGATAGCAGGAGTCGAAGCAGGAGCAGAAGCAGGAGCCCACTGGATCGTAAGATCCGGTCTGATCGTTTTTCATATCGTGATGCACCATACAGGAGAGAATCACGTCGGGGTTTCAG TCGAGACAATCTTTGCAAGAATTGCAAGCGGCCGGGCCATTTTGCAAGAGAATGTCCCAATGTGGCAATTTGTCACAATTGTGGTCTCCCTGG GCATATTGCTTCAGAGTGCACAACAAAATCACTATGTTGGAACTGCCGAGAACCTGGTCACATGGCAAGTAGCTGTCCCAATGAAGGCATTTGCCACACCTGTGGTAAGGCGGGACATCGAGCCAGGGACTGTACGGCTCCTCCCCTGCCACCTGGAGACTTGAGGCTTTGCAATAATTGCTACAAGCAAGGTCATATAGCAGCTGATTGTACTAATGAAAAGGCTTGCAACAATTGTAGGAAGACGGGCCATCTTGCTCGCGATTGTCCAAATGACCCTATTTGCAACCTGTGTAATGTATCGGGGCATGTCGCCAGGCAGTGTCCAAAGTCCAATGTCCTCGGAGACCGGGGAGACCGAGGCATCAGCAGTGGTGGTGGCAGTGGACGTGGCAGTGGTAGTGGTTATCGAGACGTTGTGTGCAGGAACTGCCAGCAACTTGGCCATATGAGTAGGGATTGCATGGGTCCTTTGATGATCTGCCATAATTGTGGGGGACGTGGTCACCTGGCATACGAATGCCCTTCTGGCCGGTTCATGGATCGTTATCCTAGGAGGTACTGA